From Clostridium sp. SY8519:
GATCTCTGTTGCGGCGGTCCGCCAGGTCTTCCAGGTACGCATTCAGCTCCTCTTTCTTATTAAATGCAGTGCCGTAAATACGCTGCAGCTGGGCCCGGTCCGAATCTCCCCGCCAGTACGCCATGGAGGAAGAGGTCAGTTTGAAGGCTTTGATGCCTTTGGTCCGCATCAGATGCGGTCCGGCGCACAGATCTACGAATCCGTCCTGATCGTAGAAAGAAATTTCCGCGTCTTCCGGCAGATCCTGGATCAGTTCCACTTTGTAGGGTTCATTTCTGTCCTGCATGAATTTAATGGCTTCTGCCCGCGGCAGAGTGAACCGCTTCAGTTCATGCCCCTCTTTGATGATTTTTTTCATTTCTTTTTCCAGGCGGTCCAGATCCTCTCTGGAAAAGGGTTCCGCGTCAAAATCATAATAAAAGCCCTCGTCAATCGCCGGTCCGATCGCCAGCTTGGCTTCCGGGAAAAGACGCTTCACAGCTTCGGCCAGAACATGGGAAGCGGTATGCCGAACCGTACGTAAGCCTTCCGGATCCGCAGCGGTCAGAATATTCAGGGAAGCGTCTTCGCTGATCACGGTACGCAGATCCGCCACTTCGCCGTTGATTTCTCCCGCGCAGGCATTTCTGGCCAGGCCTTCACTGATATCACGGGCAATTTCATAGACACTTCTGGGGCTGTCGTATTCTTTTACCGAACCATCTTTTAATGTAATTTTCATAGTATTCTCCTTCACGATGCGCAAGCACACAAACGCCTGTCGCATGTCAGCTCTGCCGCCGAATTCACTTGTTTCTGCCGCAGCATTTTTTGTATTTTTTACCGCTGCCGCAGGGACACGGATCATTTGGGTATACTTTCGGCGCCTTGCGGATGATGCCTGCCTGTTTCTGCTCCCGATACAGTTCGGAACGCTTTTCCTCAGAAAAGATCTCCTTCCACTGCGGCAGTTCATACAGCCAGTCTGCTTTGGCATCTACCATATTTTTATAAAGTTTTTCCTTGTCAAATTCCAGGCTGACCCGGGAATCTTCCGTCAGGTCTTCCAGGTCATTGGGCGTCTTCAGACTCTCGTCAATGCCGTCCAGGAACCCTACCATCGCCATCACATCCAGGTCAAAACGATCTGCCAGCTCTTTTACCGTTCCTTCTACAATCTCATCCGGATTGGACAGAAGCTTTTCATATACACCCTTCTCCAGCTGGAAATAACGGTTCCAGAAATCCTGAAGCGCTGTTCTATCTGCTTTCTCATTAAAGGCAATTGCCTGCCACTCCTGTAATAATCCCATAGAGGTTCTCCTTTGTGTTTGGTTTCAGTTCTGCTGTTCTGCAGTTACACAGCAAACAGTATACCGCACTTTTTTTTATTTTTCAATCCTGTAACTCCCTCTCCCGTGTCCCCGGCCGTTTTCGCCGGCACTCTCTTCTTGACAAGGGGATGCAAATCAGAAACAATAGAACAAACGGAGGTAAGAACTATTGAAAACAGTGAAACGAATCCTGGCCATTCTGGGCCTCGTCCTCATTATCGGCCTTTTTGCCGCCACAATCATCCTGGCCGTCGCCGGCAGCCCGAACACCTTTCCCCTCTTCTGTCTGTCCCTTGTGGCCCTGATTGTGGTCCCGGTACTGCTCTGGGCCTATACGTTTATCTACCGGCTTCTGTCCGGACGCAGTGACCGTCCGGAACTGCCGGCAGATCCCAAAAAAACGCCCAAAAACGAACTGCCCCCGTCAGAAGACAGGAACTCCTCTGACTGACACACCTTCTCCCCAGCGTCTGGATCCCTTTGGCCAATTGCGCAGACTGCCGCCCGGGCCGGAAAATTCCGGCCCGGACGGCAGTTTTTTCATACATCCGAAAAATCTCCGGCTCTGTATCTGTATTATTTATTGCGGTAAATAATATCCTCACGGCCCGGGCCGTTGGATACCATGGTGATCGGGAATCCGATCTGCTCTTCGATAAACTCGATATAATTGCGGCAGTTCTCCGGAAGATCTTCGTATTTCCGGATACCGGTAATGTCACATTTCCATCCGGGAAGCTTTTTGTAGACCGGTTTTGCCCGGTTCAGGCGTGGTGTGTTGGGAAACTCTGTGGTCTCTTCGCCATCAATTTCATAGGCGACGCACACCGGGATCTCGTCCAGATATCCCAGCACATCCAGTACGGTAAACGCCACATCCGTAGCGCCCTGCAGGCGGCAGCCGTATTTGCTTGCCACGCAGTCAAACCATCCCATACGTCTGGGTCTTCCGGTTGTGGCGCCATATTCTCCGCCGTCACCGCCGCGGCGTCTCAGTTCCTCTGCTTCGTCACCGAAAATCTCGCTGACAAAGTCCCCGCCGCCTACTGCGCTGGAGTATGCCTTGCATACCGT
This genomic window contains:
- a CDS encoding SEC-C metal-binding domain-containing protein, translating into MGLLQEWQAIAFNEKADRTALQDFWNRYFQLEKGVYEKLLSNPDEIVEGTVKELADRFDLDVMAMVGFLDGIDESLKTPNDLEDLTEDSRVSLEFDKEKLYKNMVDAKADWLYELPQWKEIFSEEKRSELYREQKQAGIIRKAPKVYPNDPCPCGSGKKYKKCCGRNK